The DNA region TCATAAATCGCTGCCAGACGCGCCACCACTTCCGCTTCGCTAACTTCCTGTCTGTCAGGTACTTCTGCCAGAATATGGAAATGATTCGAAAGGATCGCGTAGGTCACCACCCGCACGCCACAAAATGTCTCTGCCCCGCGCATCAAATCTCGAAACTTCTCCCGTTCCACGTCCCCCAGAATCATCCGCCGATCCACGACTCGGCTCATACAATGATAGTAACCCAGTCCCTCCGCCTTG from Lentisphaerota bacterium includes:
- a CDS encoding chemotaxis protein CheW; the protein is MRSSRIKAEGLGYYHCMSRVVDRRMILGDVEREKFRDLMRGAETFCGVRVVTYAILSNHFHILAEVPDRQEVSEAEVVARLAAIYDRQTVLGMLSQWELWRKQGLEKLVQGDLERLRARMYDVSEFLKTVKQRFSQWYNR